In the Mycolicibacter sp. MU0102 genome, one interval contains:
- a CDS encoding flavin-containing monooxygenase, whose product METNVDVVVVGAGFAGLYALHRLRGDGLKVRVFEAADGVGGVWYWNRYPGARCDVESVDYSYSFDAQLQQDWDWSEKYATGPEILRYLNHVADRFDLRRDISFGTRVTSMVLDETTLTWQVRTDAGEVVTARFCVLAVGPLSNANIPAIDGLESFAGETYHTAQWPHGGVDFTGKRVGVIGTGSSGIQVIPPIAAQASRLEVFQRTANYSIPAGNAPLDEATRTAQKAGYPERRRLSRASGGGSPHEPHPSSALELSAEQRDAAYERRWQLGGVLFSKTFPDQLVTLAANDTARLFWENKIRAIVDDPATAELLIPTDHPIGAKRICTDDNYFETFNRDHVHLVNLRATPIERIDEHGIYTTAAHHDLDVLVFATGFDAMTGSVAKIDIVGRDGVTLNDAWADGPLTYLGLSVPGFPNLFNMTGPGSPSVLANMVLHSELHVDWVAEAIAYLDAHGAAALEARRDAAADWGTECAQRAADTLMTQANSWYLGANITGRPRVFMPFVGGFGTYGAIISDVAAAGYKGFDVDGMARTKAIGELSRLGDRCSG is encoded by the coding sequence ATGGAGACGAACGTGGACGTGGTGGTGGTCGGCGCGGGCTTCGCCGGGCTCTACGCGCTGCACCGCCTGCGCGGTGACGGGCTGAAGGTGCGGGTGTTCGAAGCGGCCGACGGGGTGGGCGGGGTCTGGTACTGGAACCGCTACCCCGGTGCCCGCTGCGACGTCGAAAGTGTGGACTACTCCTACTCCTTCGACGCCCAGCTGCAGCAGGACTGGGACTGGTCCGAGAAGTACGCCACCGGACCGGAGATCCTGCGCTACCTCAATCACGTCGCCGACCGTTTCGATCTGCGCCGCGACATCTCGTTCGGGACGCGGGTGACCAGCATGGTGCTCGACGAGACCACCCTGACCTGGCAGGTCCGCACCGACGCGGGCGAGGTCGTGACCGCCCGATTCTGCGTGCTCGCGGTCGGTCCGCTGTCTAACGCCAACATCCCGGCGATCGACGGGCTGGAGTCCTTCGCCGGCGAGACCTACCACACGGCGCAGTGGCCGCACGGCGGCGTGGACTTCACCGGCAAGCGGGTCGGTGTCATCGGCACCGGTTCCTCGGGCATTCAGGTGATTCCGCCGATCGCCGCGCAGGCCAGCCGGTTGGAGGTGTTTCAGCGCACCGCCAACTACAGCATTCCGGCCGGGAACGCGCCGCTGGACGAGGCCACCCGCACGGCGCAGAAGGCCGGCTACCCCGAACGCCGGCGGCTGTCGCGGGCCAGCGGCGGCGGCTCACCGCACGAGCCGCACCCATCCTCGGCCCTGGAGCTGAGCGCCGAGCAGCGCGACGCCGCTTACGAGCGACGCTGGCAGCTCGGTGGCGTGCTGTTCTCCAAGACCTTCCCCGATCAGCTGGTCACCTTGGCCGCCAACGACACCGCACGCCTGTTCTGGGAGAACAAGATCCGCGCGATCGTCGATGACCCGGCGACAGCCGAACTGCTGATCCCCACGGACCATCCGATCGGCGCCAAGCGGATCTGCACCGACGACAACTACTTTGAGACCTTCAACCGCGACCACGTGCATCTGGTGAACCTGCGCGCCACCCCGATCGAGCGGATCGACGAACACGGCATCTATACCACCGCGGCACACCACGATCTGGACGTCCTGGTCTTCGCGACCGGCTTCGACGCCATGACCGGGTCGGTCGCCAAGATCGACATCGTCGGGCGCGACGGCGTGACACTCAACGACGCCTGGGCCGATGGACCCCTCACCTACCTGGGGTTGAGCGTCCCCGGATTCCCGAACCTGTTCAACATGACCGGCCCGGGCAGCCCGTCGGTGCTGGCCAACATGGTGCTGCACTCCGAATTGCATGTCGACTGGGTTGCCGAGGCGATCGCATACCTGGACGCGCATGGCGCCGCTGCCCTGGAGGCCCGCCGGGATGCGGCCGCCGACTGGGGTACCGAGTGCGCGCAGCGCGCTGCAGACACCCTGATGACGCAGGCGAATTCGTGGTATCTGGGCGCCAACATCACCGGACGGCCGCGCGTCTTCATGCCGTTCGTCGGCGGCTTCGGCACCTACGGCGCGATCATCTCCGACGTGGCGGCCGCGGGCTACAAGGGATTCGATGTTGACGGGATGGCGCGGACCAAAGCTATTGGTGAGCTTTCTCGGCTCGGCGATCGCTGCAGCGGTTGA
- a CDS encoding TetR/AcrR family transcriptional regulator, protein MTQPQPDHRRERILTAALQQAAHGYGGVRIRAVADAAGVPLSSVYYYFPSKDGLLLECLHSWLSDFTTYDVADNGRGTEPHQRLLSTVESLTTQLELTPFLAEAAARAYLNATGTAARKAELVRDKLIQIFADVMHHHQPAQPDHNHQVAALVADVWIANILAITQNRTTALDLCRRLEHALAAIRENARPQNQAPKPSARPSIRGA, encoded by the coding sequence GTGACTCAGCCTCAGCCAGACCATCGGCGCGAACGCATTTTGACCGCGGCATTGCAGCAGGCCGCTCATGGCTATGGAGGGGTCCGGATACGGGCGGTGGCCGATGCCGCTGGGGTGCCGCTCAGCTCTGTCTATTACTACTTCCCATCAAAGGACGGTCTGCTACTGGAATGCTTGCACAGTTGGTTGAGTGACTTCACAACTTACGACGTGGCCGACAACGGTCGCGGTACTGAGCCGCACCAGCGGCTGCTTAGCACCGTCGAATCGCTCACTACCCAGTTAGAATTGACACCATTCCTCGCGGAAGCTGCGGCGCGCGCATATCTCAATGCGACTGGAACAGCCGCGCGTAAAGCCGAACTAGTGCGGGACAAGCTGATCCAAATCTTCGCCGACGTCATGCACCACCACCAGCCCGCTCAACCTGATCACAACCATCAGGTGGCGGCACTAGTTGCGGATGTATGGATAGCAAACATCCTTGCGATAACCCAAAATCGGACAACGGCGCTTGATCTGTGTCGGCGACTCGAACACGCCCTTGCGGCGATCCGCGAAAATGCTAGACCCCAGAATCAGGCGCCGAAGCCCAGTGCGAGGCCATCGATCCGAGGGGCGTGA
- the dmpG gene encoding 4-hydroxy-2-oxovalerate aldolase: protein MSDHIFDVRITDTSLRDGSHHKRHQFTPEEVSAIVAAIDAAGVPVIEVTHGDGLGGSSFNYGFSKTPDQELIKLAAATARDAKIAFLMLPGVATKEDMKQAQGNGGEICRIATHCTEADVSIQHFGLARELGLETVGFLMMAHTVTPEKLAAQARIMADAGCQCVYVVDSAGALVMEGVRDRVAALVTELGDDAQVGFHGHENLGLGVANSLEAVRAGAKQIDGSVRRFGAGAGNAPVEALIGVFDKVGIKTGIDFFDIADAAEEVVRPAMPAECVLDRNALIMGYSGVYSSFLKHAVRQGERYGVPAHELLHRAGQRKLIGGQEDQLIDIALEIQRERAAK from the coding sequence ATGAGCGACCACATCTTCGATGTGCGGATCACCGACACCTCGCTGCGCGACGGCAGCCACCACAAGCGTCACCAGTTCACCCCCGAGGAGGTCTCGGCGATCGTCGCCGCGATCGACGCCGCCGGGGTGCCGGTGATCGAGGTGACCCACGGGGACGGGCTGGGCGGGTCGAGCTTTAACTACGGGTTCTCCAAGACGCCCGATCAGGAGTTGATCAAGCTCGCGGCGGCCACGGCCCGCGACGCCAAGATCGCCTTCCTGATGCTGCCCGGCGTGGCCACCAAGGAAGACATGAAGCAGGCGCAGGGCAACGGCGGCGAGATCTGCCGGATCGCCACCCACTGCACCGAGGCCGATGTCTCGATCCAGCACTTCGGCCTGGCCCGCGAGTTGGGCCTGGAGACCGTCGGGTTCTTGATGATGGCCCACACCGTCACCCCGGAGAAGCTGGCCGCCCAGGCCCGCATCATGGCTGATGCCGGTTGCCAGTGCGTGTACGTGGTCGACTCGGCCGGTGCGCTGGTGATGGAAGGTGTTCGCGATCGGGTGGCCGCGTTGGTCACCGAGCTCGGTGATGACGCTCAGGTGGGCTTTCATGGCCACGAGAACCTCGGGCTTGGTGTCGCCAACTCGTTGGAGGCGGTGCGCGCCGGTGCCAAGCAGATCGACGGCTCGGTGCGCCGATTCGGCGCGGGTGCGGGCAACGCCCCGGTCGAGGCGCTGATCGGGGTGTTCGACAAGGTCGGAATCAAGACCGGGATCGACTTCTTCGACATCGCCGACGCCGCCGAGGAAGTGGTGCGCCCGGCCATGCCGGCCGAGTGCGTGCTGGACCGCAACGCGCTGATCATGGGCTACTCCGGGGTGTACTCCAGCTTCCTCAAGCACGCGGTGCGCCAGGGCGAGCGTTACGGCGTGCCCGCTCACGAGCTGCTGCACCGGGCCGGGCAGCGCAAGCTGATCGGCGGCCAGGAGGACCAGCTCATCGACATCGCGCTGGAGATCCAGCGGGAGCGGGCTGCGAAATAG